The following are encoded together in the Naumannella cuiyingiana genome:
- the thrS gene encoding threonine--tRNA ligase, which produces MGHCDAGGNSPRDPERGSAVSVQITLVRDGDDDVRELTTTTTGLDLFGDDKTIVAMRVDGEQRDLARELAGGERVEPIRIDEPEGLAIVRHSAAHVLAQAVQDAHPDAKLGIGPPITDGFYYDFDVAEPFTPDDLKGLEKSMTKIIKARQRFARREVSDDEARAELADEPYKLELIGLKGATSDDDGSSVEVGTGQLTIYDNLNRDDSRAWSDLCRGPHVPHTGYIPAYALTRTAAAYWRGSEKNPQLQRIYGTAWPSREELKAYQHRLEEAAKRDHRRLGRELDLFSFPEEIGSGLPVFHAKGGVIKREMEDYVRQRHLDAGFDYVGTPHIAKEELFHTSGHLPYYGEGMFPALDVDGQDYRLKAMNCPMHNLIYRSQQRSYRDLPIRLFEFGHVYRNEKSGVIHGLTRVRGFSQDDSHSYVTPEQAPAEVQHLLDFVLGLLRDFGLDDFYLELSTRDDSKPDKFIGSDEDWAIATQVLADVATASGLELVPDPGGAAYYGPKISIQARDAIGRTWQMSTIQYDFNQPSPDRFNLEYVDADGTRRQPVMIHSAKFGSIERFIGVLVEHYAGAFPPWLAPVQVVGIPVAAEFDGYLQDVAARLRDHGVRVEVDTSDDRMQKKIRNATRAKVPFQLIAGGEDRDAGAVSFRFRDGSQRNGVPVDEAIAEITGAIADRRQV; this is translated from the coding sequence ATGGGGCATTGCGACGCCGGTGGGAACAGCCCGCGGGATCCCGAGAGAGGAAGCGCAGTGTCGGTGCAGATCACCCTGGTACGCGACGGAGACGACGACGTCCGGGAGCTGACCACCACGACGACCGGCCTCGACCTGTTCGGCGACGACAAGACGATCGTCGCCATGCGGGTCGACGGCGAGCAGCGCGACCTCGCCCGCGAGCTCGCCGGGGGCGAGCGGGTCGAGCCCATCCGGATCGACGAGCCCGAGGGCCTGGCGATCGTCCGGCACTCCGCCGCGCACGTGCTCGCCCAGGCCGTCCAGGACGCCCATCCGGACGCCAAGCTCGGCATCGGCCCGCCGATCACCGACGGCTTCTACTACGACTTCGACGTCGCCGAACCCTTCACCCCCGATGATCTCAAGGGGCTGGAGAAGTCGATGACCAAGATCATCAAGGCGCGGCAGCGGTTCGCCCGCCGCGAGGTGAGCGACGACGAGGCGCGCGCGGAGCTGGCCGACGAGCCGTACAAGCTCGAGCTGATCGGGCTGAAGGGCGCCACCTCCGACGACGACGGCAGCTCCGTCGAGGTCGGCACGGGGCAACTGACCATCTACGACAACCTGAATCGCGACGACTCACGAGCCTGGTCCGACCTGTGCCGCGGGCCGCACGTGCCGCACACCGGTTACATCCCGGCGTACGCGCTGACCCGCACCGCCGCGGCCTACTGGCGTGGCAGCGAGAAGAACCCGCAACTGCAGCGCATCTATGGCACCGCCTGGCCGAGCCGCGAGGAGCTCAAGGCGTACCAGCACCGGCTGGAGGAGGCCGCCAAGCGCGACCACCGCCGGCTCGGCCGCGAGTTGGACCTGTTCTCCTTCCCCGAGGAGATCGGCTCCGGCCTGCCGGTCTTCCACGCCAAGGGCGGGGTGATCAAGCGCGAGATGGAGGACTACGTCCGGCAGCGCCACCTCGATGCGGGCTTCGACTACGTCGGTACGCCGCACATCGCCAAGGAGGAGCTGTTCCACACCTCGGGCCACCTGCCCTACTACGGCGAGGGCATGTTCCCGGCGCTCGACGTGGACGGCCAGGACTACCGGCTGAAGGCGATGAACTGCCCGATGCACAACCTGATCTACCGCTCCCAGCAGCGTTCCTACCGGGACCTGCCGATCCGGTTGTTCGAGTTCGGGCACGTCTACCGCAACGAGAAGTCGGGCGTGATCCACGGGCTGACCCGGGTACGCGGCTTCTCCCAGGACGATTCGCACTCCTATGTCACCCCCGAGCAGGCGCCGGCCGAGGTGCAGCATCTGCTGGACTTCGTGCTCGGCCTGCTGCGCGATTTCGGTCTGGACGACTTCTACCTGGAGCTGTCCACCCGCGACGACTCCAAGCCCGACAAGTTCATCGGGTCCGACGAGGACTGGGCGATCGCCACGCAGGTGCTGGCCGATGTGGCCACCGCCTCGGGCTTGGAGCTCGTGCCCGACCCGGGCGGCGCCGCCTACTACGGGCCCAAGATCAGCATCCAGGCCCGCGACGCGATCGGGCGTACCTGGCAGATGTCGACCATCCAGTACGACTTCAACCAGCCCTCGCCCGACCGGTTCAACCTGGAATACGTCGACGCCGACGGCACCCGCCGGCAGCCCGTGATGATCCACTCGGCGAAGTTCGGCTCGATCGAGCGGTTCATCGGCGTGCTGGTCGAGCACTATGCCGGCGCCTTCCCGCCCTGGCTCGCGCCCGTGCAGGTGGTCGGCATCCCGGTCGCGGCCGAGTTCGACGGCTACCTGCAAGACGTCGCCGCCCGCCTTCGTGATCATGGGGTACGCGTCGAGGTCGACACCTCCGACGACCGGATGCAGAAGAAGATCAGGAACGCGACCAGGGCGAAGGTGCCGTTCCAGTTGATCGCCGGCGGCGAGGACCGCGACGCGGGAGCGGTGTCCTTCCGGTTCCGCGACGGCAGCCAGCGCAACGGCGTACCCGTCGACGAGGCGATCGCCGAGATCACCGGCGCGATCGCCGACCGGCGCCAGGTCTGA
- a CDS encoding glycosyltransferase family 4 protein, protein MSGLRVGLVCPYSLAAPGGVQNHVLGLARELRRLGHQPRVLAPGRLGAEADPELRRLVASAGAGVPVRYNGSVARVNFGPRSHARVAAWLARERVDVLHVHEPVTPSVALLALREARAVPVVATFHTATPGSTAMRLAGRALGPMIDRIDLGLAVSSSARSVVRRHLGLDPMIIPNGVRVADFAGPRAEPGRAPRVTLLGRLDEERKGLPVFLRALPRIRAARPDAEIVVAGPGRTKLPGGVRRTGLISDAERSALLRGTDVFVAPNLARESFGLILVEALAAGARVVASDLPAFRAVLAEGGGRAHGATVPPGDHRALADAVVSALDRPPAPPAGRAHARRYDWSEVAPQILQAYRTAIRMRTRGAGIA, encoded by the coding sequence ATGAGTGGGCTACGGGTCGGGCTGGTCTGTCCCTATTCGCTCGCGGCCCCGGGCGGGGTGCAGAACCACGTCCTCGGCCTGGCACGCGAGCTGCGCCGGCTCGGGCACCAGCCGCGCGTGCTGGCACCGGGCCGCCTGGGCGCCGAGGCCGACCCGGAGCTGCGTCGGCTCGTGGCCAGCGCCGGAGCCGGGGTGCCGGTGCGCTACAACGGGTCGGTCGCCCGGGTGAACTTCGGCCCGCGCAGCCATGCGCGGGTCGCCGCCTGGCTGGCCCGCGAACGGGTCGATGTCCTGCACGTGCACGAGCCCGTCACGCCGAGCGTCGCGCTGCTGGCCCTGCGGGAGGCGCGGGCCGTCCCGGTCGTTGCGACCTTCCACACGGCCACCCCGGGCAGCACCGCGATGCGCCTCGCCGGACGCGCGCTGGGACCCATGATCGACCGCATCGATCTCGGCCTGGCGGTCTCCTCCAGCGCCCGGTCCGTCGTCCGGCGCCACCTGGGGCTCGATCCGATGATCATTCCCAACGGGGTACGCGTCGCCGACTTCGCCGGCCCGCGGGCCGAGCCCGGCCGGGCGCCGCGGGTCACGCTGCTCGGGCGACTGGACGAGGAACGCAAGGGCCTGCCGGTCTTCCTGCGGGCGCTGCCGCGGATCCGCGCCGCCCGCCCCGATGCCGAGATCGTCGTCGCCGGCCCGGGCCGGACCAAGCTGCCCGGGGGAGTGCGGCGTACCGGACTGATCAGCGACGCCGAACGCAGCGCGCTGCTGCGGGGCACCGATGTCTTCGTCGCGCCGAACCTCGCGCGGGAGAGCTTCGGTCTGATCCTGGTCGAGGCGCTGGCGGCCGGCGCCCGCGTGGTCGCCTCCGATCTGCCGGCATTTCGTGCGGTGCTGGCGGAGGGTGGCGGCCGGGCGCACGGCGCGACCGTGCCGCCCGGTGATCATCGCGCACTCGCCGACGCGGTCGTCTCGGCGCTCGACCGGCCGCCCGCCCCGCCCGCGGGCCGCGCCCACGCCCGCCGCTACGACTGGTCGGAGGTCGCCCCGCAGATCCTGCAGGCGTACCGAACCGCGATCCGGATGCGCACCCGCGGCGCCGGCATCGCCTAG
- a CDS encoding DUF881 domain-containing protein, whose product MGPNWSQILRRRVRPPRDRRRDASMDLLNQLIDQPIEPGYAEASGGSRSAGATTGRRRGALIVFGCLLVAGAMIGLSLAQTLRAAPADEQQRLDLVDRIARQEQTVADQRARIGTLTDEIDAAREQALAGDATGARTRDRLERYGEAAQTVDVRGPGLVITVDDAPADAQGTSNRVLDRDLQLLVNGLWLSGAEAIAINGHRLGSRTAIRAAGDAITVDYRSLTRPYRVEAIGDPRNLQSRWVQSSGGVLWNYLKDNYQMRYELTGSDELTLPGSPQAPLERAEVAR is encoded by the coding sequence ATGGGGCCGAACTGGTCGCAGATCCTGCGCCGCCGGGTACGCCCACCGCGTGACCGGCGCCGCGACGCCTCGATGGACCTGCTGAACCAACTCATCGACCAGCCGATCGAACCGGGGTACGCCGAGGCGAGCGGCGGGAGCAGGTCCGCCGGGGCCACGACCGGGCGGCGCCGCGGTGCGCTGATCGTCTTCGGCTGCCTGCTCGTCGCGGGCGCGATGATCGGGCTGTCGCTGGCCCAGACCCTGCGGGCGGCGCCGGCGGACGAACAACAGCGGCTGGATCTGGTCGACCGGATCGCCCGGCAGGAGCAGACCGTGGCCGACCAGCGGGCCCGGATCGGGACGCTCACCGACGAGATCGACGCCGCCCGCGAGCAGGCGCTGGCCGGCGACGCCACCGGCGCGCGCACCCGGGACCGGTTGGAGCGCTACGGCGAGGCGGCGCAGACGGTCGACGTCCGGGGGCCGGGCCTCGTGATCACCGTCGATGACGCACCGGCGGACGCGCAGGGCACCAGCAACCGGGTGCTCGACCGGGACCTGCAACTGCTGGTCAACGGCTTGTGGCTGTCCGGCGCCGAGGCGATCGCGATCAACGGGCACCGGCTCGGTTCGCGTACCGCGATCCGAGCGGCCGGCGACGCGATCACCGTCGACTACCGGTCCCTGACCCGGCCCTACCGGGTCGAGGCGATCGGCGATCCGCGGAACCTGCAGAGCCGTTGGGTACAGTCGTCCGGCGGCGTGCTGTGGAACTATCTCAAGGACAACTACCAGATGCGCTACGAGCTCACCGGATCCGATGAGCTCACCTTGCCGGGCAGCCCGCAGGCGCCCCTGGAACGAGCGGAGGTGGCACGATGA
- a CDS encoding phosphatidylinositol mannoside acyltransferase, which produces MPATPEQVDARNRRLFAAGERIVPRLPRPVRNLIMNLGAEWAVRSDIAPLRTWATNIELATGESPGPGLRRQAIRSWLRTYLEVLALPSWRPEQIAGRVSADPEGERVLRLAHAGPGVVCALPHSGNWDLAGGWAASTGLPVSSVAERLGEAEFAAFTRIRAGLGIDILAHDDPGAVRALIGAVRAGRVVCLMADREFGTGGVAVRWNGRRVIMPAGPALVARRTGAVLLGVGCHYTAAGMKIEFSDPIEHRPGRTGLAAMTQDLADWFSRFVAAHPADWHVMQPFFDTGSTR; this is translated from the coding sequence GTGCCCGCCACCCCCGAGCAGGTCGATGCCCGCAACCGCCGGCTCTTCGCCGCCGGTGAGCGAATCGTGCCCCGGCTGCCGCGCCCGGTCCGGAACCTGATCATGAACCTGGGGGCCGAGTGGGCGGTGCGCTCCGACATCGCGCCGCTGCGGACCTGGGCGACCAATATCGAGCTGGCGACCGGCGAGTCGCCGGGGCCCGGGCTGCGTCGCCAGGCGATCCGCTCGTGGCTGCGTACCTATCTGGAGGTGCTCGCGCTGCCGTCCTGGCGGCCCGAACAGATCGCCGGCCGGGTCAGCGCCGATCCCGAGGGCGAACGCGTGCTGCGGCTCGCGCACGCCGGGCCGGGCGTCGTCTGCGCCCTGCCGCACAGCGGCAACTGGGATCTCGCCGGCGGCTGGGCCGCCAGCACCGGCCTGCCCGTCAGCTCGGTCGCCGAACGGCTCGGCGAGGCCGAGTTCGCCGCCTTCACCCGGATCCGCGCCGGACTCGGCATCGACATCCTCGCCCACGACGACCCGGGAGCGGTGCGCGCGCTGATCGGCGCCGTCCGGGCCGGCCGGGTGGTCTGCCTGATGGCCGATCGCGAGTTCGGCACCGGCGGGGTGGCCGTGCGCTGGAACGGGCGGCGCGTGATCATGCCGGCCGGCCCCGCGCTCGTCGCCCGGCGGACCGGCGCCGTACTGCTCGGCGTGGGCTGTCACTACACGGCGGCCGGGATGAAGATCGAGTTCTCCGACCCGATCGAGCATCGGCCCGGCCGCACCGGACTGGCCGCGATGACCCAGGACCTCGCGGACTGGTTCTCCCGGTTCGTTGCCGCGCACCCGGCAGACTGGCACGTGATGCAACCGTTCTTCGACACCGGCTCGACGAGATGA
- the pgsA gene encoding phosphatidylinositol phosphate synthase, producing the protein MLENLRAFGDRLVRPIARLLLALRVAPDVVTWLGTVAVCVTALITVPQGWLWQGALIIGVLSLSDTIDGAMARLDDRVGRWGAFLDSSLDRVADGAIFGSVVIFFALRGEQAWAVLALAVLVTGQLISYLKARAESLGGTGGGGPAARADRIVIILLGMLAHGLGLPWALPAALVVLAVLGGWTVALRMRRAARSLAE; encoded by the coding sequence ATGCTGGAGAACCTGCGGGCCTTCGGCGATCGTCTGGTACGCCCGATCGCCCGGCTGCTCCTGGCGCTGCGGGTCGCGCCGGATGTGGTCACCTGGCTCGGCACGGTCGCGGTCTGCGTCACCGCGCTGATCACGGTCCCGCAGGGCTGGCTGTGGCAGGGCGCACTGATCATCGGCGTGCTGTCGTTGTCCGACACGATCGACGGGGCGATGGCCCGGTTGGATGATCGCGTGGGCCGGTGGGGGGCCTTCCTCGACTCCAGCCTGGACCGGGTCGCCGACGGGGCGATCTTCGGTTCGGTGGTGATCTTCTTCGCGCTGCGCGGTGAGCAGGCGTGGGCCGTGCTGGCGTTGGCGGTGCTGGTCACCGGCCAGTTGATCTCGTACCTGAAGGCCCGCGCCGAATCGCTCGGCGGGACCGGCGGCGGCGGGCCCGCCGCCCGCGCGGATCGGATCGTGATCATCCTGCTCGGCATGCTGGCGCACGGGCTCGGCCTGCCCTGGGCGCTGCCGGCGGCCCTGGTCGTGCTGGCGGTGCTCGGCGGCTGGACGGTCGCGCTGCGGATGCGGCGGGCCGCGCGCAGCCTGGCGGAGTGA
- a CDS encoding HIT family protein, whose protein sequence is MNPAAGEDPATLPGEPDGFARLWTPHRMVYIDGQDKPADDSPRECPFCRAARLPDAEGLVVRRGAHCYVVMNLYPYSPGHTLVCPYRHVADYPDLTDAETDELARLTQQAMIVTREVSGPAGFNLGINQGVVGGAGIQAHLHQHVVPRWAGDANFMPIIAHTKPLPMLLEDARSRLHEAWQRLFGAPPERAAD, encoded by the coding sequence TTGAACCCGGCCGCGGGTGAGGATCCGGCGACCCTGCCGGGCGAGCCGGACGGCTTCGCCCGGCTGTGGACGCCGCACCGGATGGTCTACATCGACGGGCAGGACAAGCCGGCCGACGACAGCCCGCGCGAGTGCCCGTTCTGCCGGGCGGCGCGGCTGCCGGACGCCGAAGGGCTGGTGGTACGCCGCGGCGCGCACTGCTATGTGGTGATGAACCTCTATCCCTACTCGCCCGGGCACACCCTGGTCTGCCCGTATCGGCATGTCGCCGACTATCCCGACCTGACCGATGCCGAGACCGACGAGCTGGCCCGGCTCACCCAGCAGGCCATGATCGTCACCCGGGAGGTGTCGGGCCCCGCCGGCTTCAACCTCGGCATCAACCAGGGCGTCGTCGGCGGCGCCGGCATCCAGGCGCACCTGCACCAGCACGTGGTGCCGCGCTGGGCCGGCGATGCGAACTTCATGCCGATCATCGCGCACACCAAGCCGCTGCCGATGCTGCTGGAGGACGCCCGCTCCCGGCTGCACGAGGCCTGGCAGCGGCTCTTCGGCGCTCCCCCCGAGCGGGCGGCGGACTGA
- a CDS encoding ankyrin repeat domain-containing protein codes for MRPRPAPVAVAAVAVVLGACAAPSAGPEPTAPAVPTVSPSVSRSGPDPTQPTTETPTPTPTPTREASAVRDPALDDDLIRAAWANDVDAAQDLVERGADVNAKDATEQSAYLIATSEGFSELLRLTLDHGADVASLDSYRGTGLIRAAERGHADIVGELIQRGVDIDHVNRLGWTGLHEALVFAERAGGEARGDERDYVDTVRVLVAAGGDVTLRSRRDDRSPLELARESGLDAQAELIDAAASQGRVSRAEANRRLLDAAAGDDADAAALALRGGAELEARNDRGQTPLLVAAAADSTQVARLLTYLGADPDAVDDRSDTPWLVTGVTGSVQMLEILLPADPDLTATNRFGGLSPIPAAERGHVDYLRRVVRTEVDLDHVNDLGWTALLEAVILGDGGERHQQVVKILLDAGADPAIPDADGVTALQHAERRGYDEIAELLR; via the coding sequence CGTGTGCCGCGCCCAGCGCCGGGCCGGAACCGACCGCCCCCGCGGTGCCGACCGTCTCGCCGTCGGTCAGCCGGAGCGGTCCGGACCCGACCCAGCCCACCACCGAGACCCCGACCCCGACTCCGACACCGACAAGGGAGGCCAGCGCCGTGCGCGATCCGGCACTCGACGACGATCTGATCCGAGCCGCCTGGGCGAACGACGTGGATGCCGCCCAGGACCTGGTCGAGCGCGGCGCGGACGTCAACGCCAAGGACGCCACCGAGCAGAGCGCGTACCTGATCGCCACCTCCGAGGGCTTCTCCGAGCTGCTCCGCCTCACCCTCGACCACGGCGCCGACGTCGCCAGCCTCGACTCCTACCGCGGCACGGGCCTGATCCGCGCCGCGGAGCGCGGTCACGCCGACATCGTCGGTGAGCTGATCCAGCGTGGAGTCGACATCGATCACGTGAACCGGCTCGGCTGGACCGGGCTGCACGAGGCGCTGGTGTTCGCCGAGCGGGCCGGCGGGGAAGCGCGCGGCGACGAGCGCGACTACGTCGACACCGTTCGCGTCCTGGTCGCTGCCGGCGGCGACGTGACCCTGCGCTCACGGCGCGACGATCGGTCTCCGCTGGAGCTCGCCCGGGAGAGCGGTCTGGACGCCCAGGCCGAGCTGATCGACGCGGCGGCATCCCAGGGCCGGGTGTCGCGGGCCGAGGCGAATCGCCGCCTGCTGGATGCGGCAGCCGGTGACGACGCGGATGCGGCCGCGCTCGCCCTGCGCGGCGGCGCAGAGCTCGAGGCCCGCAACGACCGTGGCCAGACCCCGCTGCTCGTCGCCGCCGCGGCCGACAGCACGCAGGTGGCCCGGCTGCTGACCTACCTCGGCGCCGACCCGGACGCCGTCGACGACCGCTCGGACACGCCGTGGCTGGTGACCGGGGTGACCGGCAGCGTGCAGATGCTGGAAATTCTCCTGCCGGCCGATCCCGACCTGACCGCGACCAACCGGTTCGGCGGACTGTCGCCGATCCCCGCCGCCGAGCGCGGCCACGTCGACTACCTGCGACGCGTGGTCCGCACCGAGGTCGACCTCGACCATGTCAACGACCTGGGCTGGACCGCGCTGCTGGAGGCCGTCATTCTCGGCGACGGGGGAGAGCGGCACCAGCAGGTGGTGAAGATCCTGCTCGACGCGGGCGCCGACCCGGCCATCCCCGACGCCGACGGGGTGACCGCGCTGCAGCACGCGGAGCGCCGCGGGTACGACGAGATCGCCGAGCTGCTGCGCTGA
- a CDS encoding small basic family protein, whose product MIAIVGLALGILIGALLQPTLPAYLQPYLPIAIVAALDALFGAFRAWLDGKFNDRVFVVSFVSNVLIAALIVWVGDQIGVGSQLSTGVVVVLGIRIFTNAAAIRRALFHA is encoded by the coding sequence ATGATCGCGATCGTCGGACTGGCGCTCGGCATCCTGATCGGAGCGCTGCTCCAGCCGACCCTCCCGGCGTACCTGCAGCCCTATCTGCCCATCGCGATCGTTGCCGCGCTGGACGCCCTGTTCGGCGCTTTCCGCGCCTGGCTGGACGGCAAGTTCAACGATCGCGTCTTCGTGGTCTCCTTCGTCTCGAATGTGCTGATCGCGGCGCTGATTGTCTGGGTCGGCGACCAGATCGGGGTCGGCAGTCAGCTCTCGACCGGGGTGGTCGTGGTGCTCGGCATCCGGATCTTCACCAATGCCGCGGCCATTCGACGGGCGCTGTTCCATGCCTGA
- a CDS encoding CDP-alcohol phosphatidyltransferase family protein, which yields MWTAPNVLSMVRLAGVGVFLWVLLVPRADLLAVAVLAAAGVTDWLDGWLARRLGQVTRLGQLLDPIADRLYILAIVVGLAARGVIPWWLVAILIARDVMLVLVVPLLGGRGYRPLPVHFLGKAATFCLLYAFPLVLLGSGEVPIVPDGWAVAARIVGWAFALWGTGLYWWAGLLYVAQARMLLRERTD from the coding sequence ATCTGGACCGCCCCGAATGTCTTGTCGATGGTGCGGCTGGCCGGGGTCGGCGTGTTCTTGTGGGTGCTGCTGGTGCCCCGGGCCGACCTGCTCGCGGTGGCCGTGCTGGCGGCCGCCGGCGTGACCGACTGGCTGGACGGCTGGCTCGCCCGCCGGCTGGGCCAGGTGACCAGGCTCGGCCAACTGCTCGACCCGATCGCGGATCGGCTCTACATCCTCGCGATCGTGGTCGGGTTGGCGGCGCGCGGTGTCATCCCGTGGTGGCTCGTCGCGATCCTGATCGCGCGGGACGTGATGCTGGTGCTCGTCGTCCCGTTGCTCGGCGGTCGCGGATACCGGCCGCTACCGGTGCACTTCCTGGGCAAGGCGGCGACGTTCTGCCTGCTGTACGCCTTCCCGCTGGTGCTGCTCGGCTCCGGGGAGGTGCCCATCGTGCCCGACGGGTGGGCGGTCGCCGCCCGGATCGTCGGCTGGGCGTTCGCGCTGTGGGGTACGGGCCTGTACTGGTGGGCCGGTTTGCTCTATGTGGCGCAGGCGCGCATGCTGCTGCGCGAGCGAACCGACTGA